One Helianthus annuus cultivar XRQ/B chromosome 12, HanXRQr2.0-SUNRISE, whole genome shotgun sequence genomic region harbors:
- the LOC110907804 gene encoding FBD-associated F-box protein At5g60610, whose amino-acid sequence MENVIKMTCLKDDLEKQRIRYEILRELEKEKIRDDKGAGLFSHCANLKNLTITHCRLVGLKIHGLYCRICDSMEDVIKLKERMDSRQHVDRLSMLPDELIHKIFTFTSLKYAIQTTVLSSRWRSIWTSIDLYSARLSLYGTVRETLVKGVLHYAFSRNVQELTVTCLLDDPINFPLHLFRSQSLNYLGLTGSNRGMFSFVLVSTWDLPALTTLRLDHVTFDKDDDNGIALFSNCTNLKSLTISDFAVKESKTFTLSHPRLSNLTLEDGHWTLNDVSVVAPQLENLTIRSFHSHHLITAPNLTTLCFRSSYLLQFSTNMHSLEKVDFHIYSAHKWTGSRIATLLQQIRSVKFLTLNLKFIKLLFSYMERVFRQPSPFTNLKSLKIHPDRVDKEDKKVNVSTQVIKYLLAGSPTATFTMISYEEFKEQQQKAQAFANTESRMDQRKPPVKNATMLKIQLSDCLNELDTISLTSS is encoded by the exons ATGGAAaatgtgattaag ATGACATGCTTG aAAG ATGATTTAGAGAAACAGAGAATACGttacgagattcttcgagaattagaaaaggagaaaatacgggACGACAAgggtgctggtcttttctcccacTGTGCAAACTTGAAGAATCTCACCATAACACATTGTAGACTGGTGGGCTTGAAGATCCATGGGCTctattgtcggatctgtgactccatggaagatgtgattaag TTGAAGGAGAGAATGGATTCCAGGCAGCATGTTGATAGACTAAGCATGTTGCCGGATGAACTTATCCATAAGATCTTCACGTTTACTAGCCTCAAGTATGCGATTCAAACCACTGTTTTGTCGTCTAGATGGAGGTCTATCTGGACTTCAATAGACTTGTATTCAGCCAGGCTTAGTTTGTATGGAACGGTTAGGGAGACGCTGGTCAAGGGAGTTCTTCACTACGCGTTCTCTCGCAATGTCCAAGAACTAACCGTTACATGTTTGCTTGATGACCCAATCAATTTCCCTCTTCATCTCTTTCGTTCCCAGTCTCTCAACTATCTTGGGTTAACTGGATCCAATAGAGGTATGTTTTCGTTTGTTCTCGTATCAACATGGGATCTCCCGGCTCTAACAACATTGCGTCTTGATCACGTCACGTTTGATAAGGATGATGATAACGGCATTGCTCTTTTCTCCAACTGTACAAACTTAAAGAGTCTCACCATAAGTGACTTTGCAGTTAAGGAATCGAAAACTTTTACTCTTAGCCATCCTCGACTGTCTAATCTCACACTTGAAGATGGACATTGGACACTGAATGATGTCAGTGTGGTTGCACCTCAACTCGAAAATCTTACTATAAGAAGTTTCCATAGCCATCATCTGATCACCGCACCCAACCTTACTACCTTGTGTTTCCGTAGTTCTTATCTCTTGCAGTTCTCTACGAATATGCATTCTTTGGAGAAGGTGGATTTTCATATTTACTCTGCACACAAGTGGACCGGTTCTAGAATTGCCACTCTGCTTCAACAGATCCGCAGTGTCAAATTTCTTACGCTTAACTTGAAATTTATTAAG CTTCTTTTTTCATATATGGAAAGAGTCTTTCGTCAACCTTCTCCATTTACTAACTTGAAGAGTTTAAAGATTCATCCAGATCGCGTAGATAAAGAAGATAAGAAAGTAAATGTATCTACTCAAGTCATAAAGTATTTGCTAGCTGGTTCTCCAACCGCGACCTTCACAATGATCTCGTATGAG GAATTTAAGGAACAACAGCAGAAGGCTCAAGCTTTTGCGAATACTGAGAGTCGTATGGATCAAAGGAAACCACCAGTTAAGAATGCTACAATGCTGAAAATCCAGCTAAGTGACTGCTTAAATGAGCTTGATACAATATCACTGACGTCTTCTTAG